The following proteins are encoded in a genomic region of Chryseobacterium cucumeris:
- a CDS encoding phage holin family protein produces the protein MNLIIRLFITAIVAYLLTKILPGVQFEGFSSAIIFAIVLGVLNIFVKPILSLFGLPLTILTLGFFALVINAAIVLIADYFIDSMVVDGFWWAFIFSILLSIVTSLANSMFSDGD, from the coding sequence ATGAACTTAATTATCCGACTTTTTATTACAGCAATTGTTGCTTATCTTTTAACTAAAATTTTACCGGGAGTGCAGTTTGAAGGATTTTCTTCAGCCATCATCTTTGCGATTGTACTTGGGGTTCTTAACATATTTGTAAAGCCAATTTTAAGTCTGTTTGGCCTTCCGCTGACTATTCTTACCTTAGGATTCTTTGCGCTGGTAATTAATGCCGCAATAGTCCTGATTGCAGACTATTTCATAGACAGTATGGTTGTAGATGGGTTCTGGTGGGCATTTATCTTCAGTATATTATTATCAATCGTAACTTCTCTGGCGAATTCAATGTTCTCAGATGGAGATTAA